One part of the Phragmites australis chromosome 3, lpPhrAust1.1, whole genome shotgun sequence genome encodes these proteins:
- the LOC133911268 gene encoding uncharacterized protein LOC133911268: protein MADASALVVSSAAGEGWRQHPLSQIAGSGTHRLLLKQWLKEEDLLARRVALREARLDGARREIAFLYCAFFAFHAASVLLLFLSSSSASSVASAAAACRRSWIPCLVSLLSSLAMLWALRYKSDTEAVLERLLAREREDALLLGKCVAELKRKGLEFDLLKEVDALRRAKSLRVEAKGGEKARRWQARDLAVFALFGAACGVLVLTRFLLCN from the coding sequence atggccGACGCCAGCGCCCTTGTCGTCTCCTCCGCCGCCGGGGAGGGGTGGCGGCAGCACCCGCTGAGCCAGATCGCGGGCAGCGGGACGCACCGGCTGCTGCTGAAGCAGTGGCTCAAGGAGGAGGACCTGCTCGCGCGCCGCGTCGCCCTGCGGGAGGCCCGCCTCGACGGCGCGCGCAGGGAGATCGCCTTCCTCTACTGCGCCTTCTTCGCCTTCCACGCCGcctccgtcctcctcctcttcctctcgtcctcctccgcaTCCTCCgttgcctccgccgccgctgcgtGCAGGCGGTCCTGGATCCCCTGCCTCGTCTCGCTGCTCTCGTCGCTGGCCATGCTCTGGGCGCTGCGGTACAAGTCCGACACGGAGGCCGTCCTGGAGCGGCTGCTCGCGCGGGAGCGCGAGGACGCGCTGCTCCTCGGCAAGTGCGTCGCCGAGCTCAAGCGCAAGGGCCTCGAGTTCGACCTCCTCAAGGAGGTGGACGCGCTGCGCAGGGCAAAGAGCCTCCGCGTCGAGGCCAAGGGCGGCGAGAAGGCCAGGAGGTGGCAGGCCAGGGACCTCGCCGTCTTCGCGCTCTTCGGCGCCGCCTGCGGGGTGCTCGTGCTCACCAGGTTCTTGCTCTGTAATTAG